Below is a window of Tolypothrix bouteillei VB521301 DNA.
CGAAGATCTTCGTACTCGCGATCGAGCCGCCACAACCAGTAAGGAAGCCAGCCACATCCAGACTCAAGAAATCCAACTCTAAGCTTGGGATGACGTTCTAATACCCCCCCTTCAATCAGCGATAGCAACGCCATCATTTGTTCCATCGGATGAGAGCAAGCATGTAGCGCAAAGCGAGTGTTGAAGCGATCTGCTCCTGCGCTAGGTAAGCGACTGTGAGTGGACTCATGAAGGCTCACAGCAATCCCTAATTCCTCGCACTTTGTCCAAAACGGTTCGTAAGCGCAGTCGCTCAGAACTCTCCGTTTGACAGGATTGGGGCGTAAAAAAACTGATTTCCAGCCAAACTCTGCTATTCTCTGCAATTCCAGCACCATTTCTTCTGGTGCGTGTAAATTGACAACACCTACACCTCGAAGAATTCGTGGATTGTAGCTACAGAAATCACGAAGCCAATTATTGTAAGCACGGACAAATGCACCAGCTAGTTGTGGTGCGATCGTGTCCACAGCAACGATCCATGAGAAGTAAGTCGGATAAATAAACGATATATCAACCCCCATCTGCTGCATAGCTCGCACGTGAGACTCAGCATCAAAGTTGTTCAGCCAAGATAGGGGATACGCTTGAGTCACTTGTTTGGCACCTTCTTGATGGAGCCGATTCGAGTATTTGTTGACAATCTTTTCGCCTGCAAGCGTTAGTTCTGGAGACAGCGCAAAGCTCTTAAACGCGGGTTCGAGGTAATCTTGCCACATGTGGTGCGGCTCATAGACGTGGGAATCTGCATCAATAATTCGATATCCTTCAAGCATGGCGGGGCTGACTAATAAGTAAAGTTACATCCACATGGGTATTGGATTCAGGCACTCTTCTGGTGTCGGTTCTTTCAACCAACCCAATTCTACTGGAACATCATAAAGTCGTCCCGGAGCCAAGCGCTTCCAGAAGTGGCGCATTCCTGGAATTATAACTTTAACAACTTTCAGCCCGATATCAGGACGGGTTTGGTCGAGAACTAGCATTTCCATGCCACGTTGTTCTATAATTTGCTGACAGAGTTTAATATCATCAAGAAAGTTATCGTTTTCTATGTAAGAGTAGTCAAAAGACTTTTTGACAGCAGCATTTTTATCTGGAATTAAATAAGGCTGATTTTCCAGCGTCGCTGTTTTCCACCAATCGAGAACGGGTGGCTCAGCAGAGGTAGCATATTGAGTTATGCCATTGGCATCAGCAGTTAAGACAGCAGGAAGAATTTGGTTCATTTCCGTCAGTGCTCTTTGAACGGCGAGTTTTGGATCGAAGTGAGCACCAAAACCCAATATGATGTCTTTAACCTGGCACTTACTTTTATAACTGATTGCGGCAAAGGCTGGAATATTTAAGTCGCTGGTTATATCAAGAACCCAAAATTCGCGATCGAGGGATTGGTAATAACTTCTTAAGGCTTGAAAATACGGCTCCTCAAAACTCTCTAAATCTACTGCCGCTCTTTGAGTACGATTGTACCACCACAAAGCAACACTATCTCGCTCTACCAATTCCATGAAACCTTGTACGATCGCTTCTTCTAAAGTATTGCCTGCTGCACACCCATTAGTGTCTGCCCAACAGTCTGGCTGAGAAGACATGGGATAGCCAAAATAACAATAAGCGGTTGGCAGATACTTAAAGTCTCGGTAAGTTAATGACCAAACAGGTGTCCATTCAATTTCTCTTTCTTCATCAAACGGTTCGGGAACCCTCTGAAAAAAACTGCCACAATGAGCGTTCCACACCGAGCGTTCATCATATTGAGCTTGGCTGAAGTTCATGCAAGTATTGGGATGGATAGCCTTGTTGTTCATTTTTCGGTAACTGCTCTTAACTCTGATTTCCTCCCCCTGAAAAACGCCAGAGTACCTTTCAATAGCTTCGCAAAAACCACTTGCTCTTGCTTGAGCGTCTGTTCTCCCTTTTCCTGCACTTCTACCTCCAATATTCTTCTCTAAAACACTTAAGTCATCAAACACTGAGGCAAAATGATGCTTGGCAAAATAGGTATGAGTTAAACCCCTAGCATCGAAAGAGAGTTTGCCCAGGTCTCGCACTACTCCTGTAATGGGGCTTATATGGTATCGATACCGTTCCAAGGTTGCTTCTGGCGAAACGCAACGATGTCCGCCATCAGCCGTAAAGGTTTTTTTCCTGTTTCCAAGTATCAAAGGTAAGGGGCTCAAATATTGCTGTTTGAGAATGCCACAGCTATGACACTGAGGACGTTTGATGAGAAAATGGCTCTGTGTTTCTAGTGTAAGAGTATCGTGGGTCACTAATATCCCTTCAAGGCGCTTGTTTTCTGCTTTTACGATCCACTGAAGGATTTGAGTTGCTGCCATTGTTATGGCAGTTTTTAGTGTTGTGGGTAAGTCAGCCAGTGGTGGCGTTAAAGGTGATGAAACACGATCGCGTCTTTGGATAAATCCTTCAACTGGGCGGTTACCTTGCAAACGTTGGGACAGGCATTCCCAACAACCTGTTTTTTCAGGATGAAATATCGGTCCAATCCAGATAACAGTTCCGATTGGTTTAATCGACATCCAAGGACGCGATCGCGCCAAGTTTTTTTGGTTAATTTCGACCAATTCCGGTCGCAAGTAGTCGTCGGTTAAGACAACTTCAAAATCTCCTTCTTTGACAACTTGAATTTGCAGTGACTCGAGAGTAGCAATTAATTCCGATACGGACAGATTTCCCAATGCTTTGACAGTCACTGTAGTTGCTTGTAATCTGCGGCTGACATCTTCAGTTTTGACTTTTAAATGCTCGCAAAATACGGCTATATTTGAAGGTAAAACCTCTTGATGTTCCATGAGATAACCCTTCTGCTCCAATTCCATCAGTGCGTAATAGATGTAGGGCACCGGGAGCTTATCTTGGAGTTGTTGAACAATTTCATCAACAGTTCGACTTCCATCAAGCAAGGGACATAACAATTGATAGAGGCTATCTTGAAGCACAATTGTGTCTCTTTCAGATATGAGGAAGACTCCTTCTGTCTCAACTATTTCGATACGAAAGCAAGTCTTAAACTTCGGTTTTCTAAACATTTTGCCTGATAATTTTTACCTCGTTGTAAGGGTAGCATCCCGTTTTAGCAAATATACCTTCAGAATAGAATTTTGGAGCTACACAAACAAAGTCCACCTCCGTGGACTTAGCTTGTATATCCACAATTTCAATTACTCAATGTTTGTTCTAAATTGGGATACCCCCGTTGTAAGTAGCTCAAACAAAGGAAATGTAACATACTTTTAAGAGCGTAGTTGCGTTGTCTTTGTACTAAGCGCAACTACAAATAGGTTATATTTTTTTGTTGAGCTACCGGGCAACCATTAAATTTTTGAAACTTTAGGAGCCAGAAACAGGAATATAAACAGATGGAGGGAGGTATTCACCGCTATTGTTGTCTTGTACCCACTGATTCAACTGTTCCTCCGTGACGGTAAATTCGCTCAATGCAGGACGTGGTGGATAGGCAATAGTAGCAAGATATTTTGCTTGATTTTTGTCATCTTGGCGAATTCTCCCAGTAAATGAATCTACTACTACCTCAAAGCGAAAGTCTTGTATGAGAGGATCGGTAAAAATGTAGTCGTTTGCAGTCAGTTTTCGGTAAACATCAGATAAGGTCAGTTGAATATCTGGTGCAGTTTGATTGGCAATTATGACTTCTTTGATAATTTTGCTTGTTTCTTCTGCTAATTGAGCGGATGGGGGATCGCCATACTCAATTGCTGCTAGACGAGCTAGGGCTTGTTTTTTAAGAATGGAACTGAAATAATTCTTGAGTTGTTGCTCTTGCCTTTTCTTATCTTCATCTCCATCAAATGCTAAAAAAGTAGTCCACGTCCAAGCTATAATTTGAGTCCATTGCTTAATAATAATCCGAATCTTTGCGATATTTTCAGGAGTTTGTAACTCTTCAGGTAATGATGTCATGTATGTTGTATTAGACTGCTCTGCCATTTTTAAAACTCCTTAAGTTAGTTTGTCGCGCTAGGAGCGCTGGAATTAGCTCTACCCATTGGGAAACTAAAGTCTGTAAAAAGTTGCCTATTAGCTTGCAGTGTTGCTCCGGTATGGCATTCTATGCAACTACTACGTGGGATGTATGGTTCTATAGCAACATTGGCTAACGGGGACTTTGGCGTAACGTCCCTGAGACTTGTGTTGTAAGGCAGACTGGGGTTTGTTAGCCACTGAGTACCAATTAATTGGTAGTATTGCCAGACCGATGATTGAGAGATTTCTTTCAGTGCGTCTTGCCACTGCTTATTCTGTTCCAATCTTTGAGCATTGAGCGCTGAGTTTGGTGGACGAATTATCTGTGACGGAATTTGATTCTCAATTTTGTCTCCTACCTTTTTGACAGCATGGGGAACCTCTTGACGCCAAAGGTATGGTTTCTCTACATATGGCTTGTTTTCTTGACAGTTTTCCCTACAATCCGGGTTGTACAACGTGTAACGAGCCCGGTTTGAAGTGCTATCTGGAACATTATCTACTTGCTCAAAAGTAGACCAAATCCACCCCTGCTCGCTTGTTTTATGCTTAATATGAAAGCCTATTAAACCTACCTCAACTATCTGACTAAATTCTTCATCGGTATCGCTACAAAGTGCTTTACCTTCCGTACATTCAGTTGACTGTGCTGGAATCGTCCTCTGTCGCTTAGTTGTGTAGTAACGAGCTTTCTCCTCCTGAGATGTCTGTGGATCGAAAACTCGCCAAGCTGCTTTAATCTCAATCGCCCCTTCTTTCTCGTATGTGCTGCAAGGAACATTGAGGGGGTTGGCGTTTGCATCTTCGCTACATACAAGCGCAAATTTCTTGTCGTCGTTATTGAATTGTTGTAAGTTGACCGCGTCATACCACTTGTTTTCAACAATTTGGTTGAATTCTTGTGGGTTAATGTATGCCTCCATAATAATGTAGTTGCCTTGCTGGTCAACAAGGGGTTTGTTTGCATTTGTACCGTTGCTATCTAGTTTCTCTGACTCTGTCAGTTGTAATCTAGAGTTTTCTGTCTGTAAACCTCTTGTAGAGGTGACATTCAAACAAGTAAAAGGTTTAGTTGGTTGTATGGATGGTTCTTTTCCTGCTGAAAGGAATATTGTCTCTGGAGTACGATAGAACTCCCAGAGACGGGGAGCATTTGGAACCTCACCAATTTTCTCATTCCGTAAGGGTTCTCCTTGCTGACAATCAGCAGGCCAATTTAAAGCCAGAAAAACCTGCCAAGCAAAATTGTCGATAAAAGCGACTCTTGGCGTATTAGGGTATAGCGCCTGTTGTTTGGCTAAATTGGGATTGTGTGGAATTTCAGAAGTGATTTCTGGTTTAAGTTGAAATCGGCTTTGGCTTTGAAGTTCTTTGTCAATTTGAGTGTCTGCTAGACCTGTAGAAACACAACCTAAGACCACAACTGAAATAGAAATAATTGAAATGAAAATGAGACGTTGAATATTTCTCATATCGATTGTGTTGCAACTGATTGTAATTTATGCCACGCTATAGCTTGTCTCTAGAAGAGACTGAGTTTTTCTGCAACTACTTTGAAGGACATCTTTACAAAGGAAGCTCGTGTATTAATAGCTATTTTTCTGTAGAAATGGGTTAATTTTTTGCAAATTTTGACTGACATTTTAGTCGAACTAAAATCGCAGACTTGATGATTCAAGTATTTGATTTCTCTTATTTTTACCCATGATTTAACACCCAATTACAGAATATCCTTAAATTGCATATTAAAGAACATAGTATTCTGTAAAATTTACATTTTTTTATATTTTTATTAAATATGAGTTTTATATGAGTTTAATATTGCAAAATTTATATATAATAGTTATTTTGTTTATTTACAATACTTGTTTTTATGAGATAAACTTTGTCTGCAATTCTAATAAGAAATTTAATCTAAAAAACATAAAATATTTGTATTTGATACTGAATCCGCCTCTTGTACCCCCTTGATAATTAAGTCGTTGCCTTGCGGTGAGTCCAGCAAAGCGTGGCAGTAAATGTTGGGTTTCGTTCCTCAAACGCCACATCGCTCAACGGGGGGCTTTGGGGTCCCCACGAAGTGGGGTTGGGGGGAAACCCTCTCCAGTTGCTCCTCTTGGGCAAAGACGACAGGTGCTATCTCCTGCGGAGACGCTGCGCGAACAACAGAGGAAACCTCCCGAAGTTTGCGGCTTGGGGAGTCAGTGCGGTCTTGGGCTTTGCCCAAGTGAAGCATCTGAGGTGGAAACCCCCAAGCCGCAACTTCTCTGGGCAACGCACTGTCTCCCCAAGACCGCACGGCGCTGCTCTGGGCACGCGAGTGGCTCCCCAACCTACGTGTTTTCGCATTTTTATGCTTTAAAGATGCTTGAAAGAAAAATTGGTGGGAGCCTCGCAGGCAATAAGTTCAGTTACAACTTAGATTGAAAATACTTACGATATAATTGACAACTCGGAGTTGCTTTATTGTTATCTAGCTTAATAAAACCCATACTGCTAAGTTTATAAGCAATAACAGGTTCTAACTGCACAGCTTCTGTAGTATTTATCACTTTATGAAGAGCAGATGCTAATTCCGGCTGTGCTTCCAAAGTGACCCAATGCCGCTGTAAATGATGGTAGTATATGCCTGTAGGAGTGGCAGAATTTTGTAGCAGTTGTGTCAAAGTTATCTCTTGCTGACTGAGGTGATAGAGCGCTAAATGTACCAGTGCTGGATGTCCTCCAACCATATCCATCAAAAGGGTTGCTTCTAAACCATTTTTCCAAGCCAATCCATAACGTAAAGCTAACTGCTGTACTTGTTCAAAACTAAAGCTTTGTAACTGAATTGGAAGCCCGACATTGAATGGTGACTGATGAAGTTGCAAGGGAACGTAGACTTCTGTGGAATGAACCACAATCAAACGCAGCTTTTGCCAAATTGGTCGTCTTTTTGCTTCTTCATACCACGATCGCAATAACGGTAAAAATTCTTTCGCCACCTGTGGATACTCAAAAATTTGGTTCACTTCATCTAAAGCCAAAACCACAGGAGAATCAATATATTCGAGTACGTAGTTTTGCAAGTATAGCGAACAACTGACTTTACTCCCAATATCTTCATCCCAATATTCATCCATTCTTGGTTCTATCTGAAGCTGACGCGAAATATTAGCACACAGCCAACGCAAGAATCGATTTAAATCGCTCAGAATGTCGCGATCGATTTGCTCTTCAAAGTTCAACCCGATGGTACGGTAGCCAATGCAGCTAGCATATTCCAAAATTCTTGACAACAGAGAAGTTTTTCCAATTTCCATTGGACCTTTAATCCGAATTAAAGCTCCCGGCTTAGTAATTTCTCTGTAAATTTGTGCGCTAACGGCAGTGTTTTCAATATAGTAAGGAGAGTCTAGGGGAACAGAACCACTAGGATACGGAGGTAATAGGTCTTGATGAATGTTAATAGATGGGGAGAGCATTGGGGTTGTAAAGGGCGATCGCGTTTCTGTTTGCATTCCCCTAAGATTGAAACTCGGAGTTGAGTTTGGCGAACTTATCACGTCTTCCCACTCAATCCGAACACCATCTTGCAACCAAACCATAGATGATTCGGCTGGGTTTTGGAAAATAACTGGTAGCCAAGTTGCACAAGGATATTCTTTCTCCAATGCTTGCAATCTTTCCCGTGCAGAACGTAGCGCCGCATATAAGGATTTGCCAGAAGAAAATTCAGTTATGAAATATCTTAAAAATTCTTGAGCCACCACATCCGGAACAGCCTCCCGCATTACGATCGATTGAGGTATGTTCACATCTTCGAGTTGTTGCGCCAATCCCAAACCATCACAGGAGTTAAAAATTGCGAGTTTTAACCCACGACCCATTGCTTCCTTGAGTGCATACTTAAGTTTCTCAAGGGAAATTGTATCTGTGGGATTGATTTGCAGAATCCCTTTTTCTTCACTGGAACTATGACCTGCAAAAAAAAGAATATCCCAACCTTCTTGCCAAAGATGGTCATTCAAATCGCGTAAATTTGGCTCAACTAAAAATTTAATTTCTGCTCGATGGGATAATTTTTCCAAAAACATTCTATCGTGACTGATATCAATCCCTTGTGCATTTCCAAAAATTGCCAGAATTTTCAGTTGATACTTTCGATGATTAATAGGTAATTTATTAGTATTTTGATACTCTGTTGCACTTAAAGCGACTTCCCCATAGGGATAATCTTCAAAAAACTCCCACAAATGCCAGGGTAGACGTCTCAATAAAGGATCGTTAGTCTCTATAATGAAGCGAATTTCATCAGATGGTTTTAATTGTGTACGTAATTGCCTATCGATTTTACGAAATTCTTTAGAGTCCAACCATGTATTTAATCTTTTTGACAG
It encodes the following:
- a CDS encoding amidohydrolase family protein, giving the protein MLEGYRIIDADSHVYEPHHMWQDYLEPAFKSFALSPELTLAGEKIVNKYSNRLHQEGAKQVTQAYPLSWLNNFDAESHVRAMQQMGVDISFIYPTYFSWIVAVDTIAPQLAGAFVRAYNNWLRDFCSYNPRILRGVGVVNLHAPEEMVLELQRIAEFGWKSVFLRPNPVKRRVLSDCAYEPFWTKCEELGIAVSLHESTHSRLPSAGADRFNTRFALHACSHPMEQMMALLSLIEGGVLERHPKLRVGFLESGCGWLPYWLWRLDREYEDLRWEVADNVKMKPSEYFRRQCFISMEPSEPYLSQILEYLGSDNLIFGSDYPHMDHHPKVVAEVVALQNQLSKKVVQKILWDNPVRFYNLD
- a CDS encoding TOMM precursor leader peptide-binding protein, coding for MFRKPKFKTCFRIEIVETEGVFLISERDTIVLQDSLYQLLCPLLDGSRTVDEIVQQLQDKLPVPYIYYALMELEQKGYLMEHQEVLPSNIAVFCEHLKVKTEDVSRRLQATTVTVKALGNLSVSELIATLESLQIQVVKEGDFEVVLTDDYLRPELVEINQKNLARSRPWMSIKPIGTVIWIGPIFHPEKTGCWECLSQRLQGNRPVEGFIQRRDRVSSPLTPPLADLPTTLKTAITMAATQILQWIVKAENKRLEGILVTHDTLTLETQSHFLIKRPQCHSCGILKQQYLSPLPLILGNRKKTFTADGGHRCVSPEATLERYRYHISPITGVVRDLGKLSFDARGLTHTYFAKHHFASVFDDLSVLEKNIGGRSAGKGRTDAQARASGFCEAIERYSGVFQGEEIRVKSSYRKMNNKAIHPNTCMNFSQAQYDERSVWNAHCGSFFQRVPEPFDEEREIEWTPVWSLTYRDFKYLPTAYCYFGYPMSSQPDCWADTNGCAAGNTLEEAIVQGFMELVERDSVALWWYNRTQRAAVDLESFEEPYFQALRSYYQSLDREFWVLDITSDLNIPAFAAISYKSKCQVKDIILGFGAHFDPKLAVQRALTEMNQILPAVLTADANGITQYATSAEPPVLDWWKTATLENQPYLIPDKNAAVKKSFDYSYIENDNFLDDIKLCQQIIEQRGMEMLVLDQTRPDIGLKVVKVIIPGMRHFWKRLAPGRLYDVPVELGWLKEPTPEECLNPIPMWM
- a CDS encoding AAA-like domain-containing protein — protein: MSRLVVLSLGQGNLRDGCATVTAQVGEASNPYHMKISASLPAAPKILELYQNWQALYYAFYQRLSCWRNSVETDDYLEISEVGLTHVSEADILKLSQKLSKRLNTWLDSKEFRKIDRQLRTQLKPSDEIRFIIETNDPLLRRLPWHLWEFFEDYPYGEVALSATEYQNTNKLPINHRKYQLKILAIFGNAQGIDISHDRMFLEKLSHRAEIKFLVEPNLRDLNDHLWQEGWDILFFAGHSSSEEKGILQINPTDTISLEKLKYALKEAMGRGLKLAIFNSCDGLGLAQQLEDVNIPQSIVMREAVPDVVAQEFLRYFITEFSSGKSLYAALRSARERLQALEKEYPCATWLPVIFQNPAESSMVWLQDGVRIEWEDVISSPNSTPSFNLRGMQTETRSPFTTPMLSPSINIHQDLLPPYPSGSVPLDSPYYIENTAVSAQIYREITKPGALIRIKGPMEIGKTSLLSRILEYASCIGYRTIGLNFEEQIDRDILSDLNRFLRWLCANISRQLQIEPRMDEYWDEDIGSKVSCSLYLQNYVLEYIDSPVVLALDEVNQIFEYPQVAKEFLPLLRSWYEEAKRRPIWQKLRLIVVHSTEVYVPLQLHQSPFNVGLPIQLQSFSFEQVQQLALRYGLAWKNGLEATLLMDMVGGHPALVHLALYHLSQQEITLTQLLQNSATPTGIYYHHLQRHWVTLEAQPELASALHKVINTTEAVQLEPVIAYKLSSMGFIKLDNNKATPSCQLYRKYFQSKL